A single Cyclopterus lumpus isolate fCycLum1 chromosome 15, fCycLum1.pri, whole genome shotgun sequence DNA region contains:
- the vstm4a gene encoding V-set and transmembrane domain-containing protein 4a has protein sequence MYFSIVVLVLTKALVTEVCHGLNVTVTPGPVVMVTENDNVTLSCMVSQRKRSGSVLILRWFFSPLAASTLAPPPAAPSPSPPALEPSQFLIVKMGIKKIELYGNYTRRFPQPKFHLYEETEGEMYHLWILNVTAGMDQGFYTCRVQEIRKHRNIWRASSNGTSTTQLTVHFTVEDCSSEGLWRLYADVYLCAVLICSLGLLSIFLFTLVLTCQYFHRRHRLKDKYLIVKCPESSSGETVTSSSSSSSSSPRAQRKDTRQKPDRRAAPAPQLPQVPPPHIPAKVPVAAKRPQKPRRLKTQLRSSSTPRVSHEDSLTYAELELVRPRPEPPASSSLDPTACSPDTVYAQIVFQEIQL, from the exons ATGTACTTCTCTATAGTGGTCCTTGTCCTGACTAAGGCTCTGGTCACAG AGGTATGTCATGGCCTCAATGTGACAGTGACCCCTGGGCctgttgtcatggtaacagAGAACGACAACGTGACACTCTCCTGCATGGTAtcgcagaggaagaggagcggcaGCGTCCTCATCCTACGCTGGttcttttctcctcttgctGCTTCCACTCTCGCGCCCCCTCCAGCCGCtccatccccctctcctcctgcactCGAGCCCTCTCAGTTTCTTATTGTGAAGATGGGCATAAAGAAAATTGAGCTGTATGGGAACTACACCCGTCGTTTCCCCCAGCCTAAGTTTCATCTGTACGAGGAAACGGAGGGAGAGATGTACCATTTGTGGATTCTCAATGTGACAGCAGGGATGGACCAGGGTTTCTACACCTGCAGGGTTCAAGAGATTcgcaaacacagaaacatatgGAGAGCATCATCCAATGGTACCAGCACCACACAGCTGACAG tGCACTTCACTGTCGAGGATTGTAGCAGTGAAGGACTGTGGCGTTTATATGCAG atgtgtatttgtgtgctgTGCTGATTTGCTCACTGGGCCTGCTGTCCATCTTCCTGTTCACTCTGGTTCTCACTTGCCAATACTTTCACAGAAGACACAGGCTCAAAG ATAAGTACCTTATAGTAAAGTGTCCAGAAAGCAG CTCAGGAGAGACTGTGACCAGCTCCAGCAGTTCCTCCAGTTCCTCCCCAAGAGCCCAAAGGAAAGACACCAGACAGAAGCCTGACAGAAGAGCAGCACCAGCACCTCAACTCCCCCAGGTGCCACCACCACACATACCAGCCAAAG TGCCTGTTGCTGCAAAGAGACCTCAGAAGCCCAGAAGGTTAAAGACTCAGCTCAGGAGTTCCTCCACT cctcGGGTCTCACACGAGGATAGTCTGACATATGCAGAACTGGAGCTGGTCAGACCGAGGCCGGAGCCCCCAGCCTCCTCCAGTCTGGACCCCACTGCCTGCAGCCCAGACACTGTGTACGCTCAGATCGTCTTCCAGGAAATACAGCTGTAA